In one window of Nocardioides panacisoli DNA:
- a CDS encoding response regulator has product MESAVRVMVVDDHPMWRDAVERDLTAAGFEVVATAADGEQAIARFAAARPQVVVLDLQIPPPNGVEVTATVLARDPAARVLVLSASGEQDDVLQAVKAGATGYLVKSASKGELLDAVRRVAAGDSVFTPGLAGLVLGEFRRMNQPETPPGERLTERETEVLKMVAKGMSYKQIAERLVLSHRTVQNHVQNTLRKLQLHNRVELTRYAIEQGLDE; this is encoded by the coding sequence ATGGAGAGTGCGGTGCGCGTCATGGTGGTCGACGACCACCCGATGTGGCGCGACGCCGTCGAGCGTGACCTCACGGCGGCCGGATTCGAGGTCGTGGCCACCGCGGCGGACGGCGAGCAGGCCATCGCCCGGTTCGCCGCCGCCCGTCCGCAGGTCGTGGTGCTGGACCTGCAGATCCCGCCGCCGAACGGTGTGGAGGTCACGGCCACGGTGCTGGCGCGCGACCCCGCGGCGCGGGTCCTGGTGCTCTCGGCCAGCGGGGAGCAGGACGACGTGCTGCAGGCGGTCAAGGCCGGCGCGACCGGCTACCTGGTCAAGTCGGCCTCCAAGGGCGAGCTGCTCGACGCCGTACGCCGCGTCGCGGCCGGCGACTCGGTCTTCACCCCGGGGCTGGCGGGACTGGTGCTGGGGGAGTTCCGCCGGATGAACCAGCCCGAGACGCCGCCGGGGGAGCGCCTCACCGAGCGCGAGACCGAGGTGCTGAAGATGGTCGCCAAGGGCATGTCCTACAAGCAGATCGCCGAGCGTCTGGTGCTCTCGCACCGCACCGTGCAGAACCACGTCCAGAACACCCTGCGCAAGCTCCAGCTGCACAACCGCGTGGAGTTGACCCGCTACGCCATCGAGCAGGGCCTGGATGAGTGA
- the macS gene encoding MacS family sensor histidine kinase, with protein sequence MSAPATRLRASLAVEDRLFAALAVVRVVVLANAVGLNAYRANFERPALAWSVLAAMAVWTGLVIWWCARADRRSWPLLAVDLALAVGALAITPFAKGEWFDASIPGFWVVGALLAWAARYGWHGGLAAAVLLGATDLLARDDISQGNVGQVFLLLLAGPMIGFVSESLKQLAGERDVAQREAAAAEERVRLGRVVHDGVLQVLALVQRRGTEVGGEMAELGRLAGEQETALRNLIRSQDSVAPDTDDGYDDLAAALGALAARPGVEVAVPSGPVRVPARTAAELVGVVGACLDNVARHVGEGAPAWVLVEDLPDCVALSVRDEGPGIPEGRLNDAAAEGRLGVSESIRGRIRDLGGTAQLSTGDFGTEWEFEVPK encoded by the coding sequence ATGAGCGCGCCCGCCACCCGGCTTCGTGCCTCGCTGGCGGTCGAGGACCGCCTCTTCGCCGCGCTCGCGGTCGTCCGCGTGGTGGTGCTCGCCAATGCGGTCGGGCTCAACGCCTACCGCGCCAACTTCGAGCGGCCGGCGCTCGCCTGGTCCGTCCTCGCCGCGATGGCGGTCTGGACCGGACTGGTGATCTGGTGGTGTGCCCGCGCCGACCGGCGCAGCTGGCCCCTCCTGGCCGTCGACCTCGCCCTGGCGGTGGGGGCGCTCGCGATCACGCCGTTCGCGAAGGGTGAGTGGTTCGACGCCAGCATTCCCGGCTTCTGGGTCGTCGGAGCCCTCCTGGCGTGGGCGGCGCGCTACGGCTGGCATGGCGGCCTCGCCGCCGCCGTGCTGCTGGGCGCCACCGACCTGCTCGCCCGGGACGACATCAGCCAGGGCAACGTGGGCCAGGTCTTCCTGCTCCTGCTGGCCGGTCCGATGATCGGGTTCGTCAGCGAGTCGCTCAAGCAGCTCGCCGGTGAGCGCGACGTCGCCCAACGTGAGGCCGCGGCCGCCGAGGAGCGGGTCCGCCTCGGGCGCGTCGTCCACGACGGCGTGCTCCAGGTGCTGGCGCTGGTGCAGCGGCGGGGCACCGAGGTCGGTGGGGAGATGGCCGAGCTCGGGCGGTTGGCCGGAGAGCAGGAGACGGCCCTGCGCAACCTGATCCGCAGCCAGGACTCCGTCGCGCCCGACACCGACGACGGGTACGACGACCTGGCGGCCGCGCTGGGAGCGCTCGCTGCTCGGCCCGGCGTGGAGGTCGCCGTGCCGTCCGGGCCGGTCCGCGTGCCCGCCCGGACGGCTGCCGAGCTCGTCGGCGTCGTCGGCGCGTGCCTGGACAACGTCGCGCGCCACGTCGGCGAGGGTGCGCCCGCCTGGGTGTTGGTGGAGGACCTCCCGGACTGTGTGGCACTGTCGGTGCGCGACGAGGGTCCCGGCATCCCCGAGGGCCGTCTGAACGATGCCGCAGCCGAGGGCCGCCTGGGTGTGAGCGAGTCGATCCGGGGCCGCATCCGCGACCTCGGGGGCACCGCGCAGCTGAGCACCGGCGACTTCGGCACCGAGTGGGAGTTCGAGGTACCCAAGTGA
- a CDS encoding S-adenosylmethionine:tRNA ribosyltransferase-isomerase, which translates to MTLLNETPRVVFPSPHRATAAQPPEARGGARDDVRLLLARPDGITDTAFGELADHLRPGDVVVVNDSATVLGQLDADLAGRGPVVLHVATRLPDGTRVVELRTPPGADRALLDAAVGDRVTAGAASVQLVAPYPATSSPTGTGNRLWRAAVSGPLDEVLSAHGRPISYGYLDRRYPLAAYQSVFATRPGSAEMPSAGRPFTPELVTRLVSRGIAVAPVTLHTGVSSQEAGEAPQPEWFAVPGSTARLVEAARAGGGRVVAVGTTVTRALESAVDGDRLGAHHGWTERVVTPADPPRVVSGLVTGWHDPGASHLLLVEAVAGAALAQRAYDAAVAGGYRWHEFGDSALFLP; encoded by the coding sequence ATGACGCTGCTCAACGAGACCCCCCGCGTGGTGTTCCCGTCGCCGCACCGGGCCACGGCCGCGCAACCGCCCGAGGCGCGTGGCGGCGCCCGCGACGACGTCCGCCTGCTCCTCGCCCGCCCCGACGGCATCACCGACACCGCGTTCGGCGAGCTCGCCGACCACCTCCGGCCCGGCGACGTGGTCGTGGTCAACGACAGCGCTACGGTGCTCGGCCAGCTGGACGCCGACCTCGCCGGCCGCGGTCCGGTGGTGCTGCACGTGGCGACGAGGCTGCCGGACGGCACCCGCGTCGTGGAGCTGCGTACGCCGCCCGGTGCCGACCGCGCCCTCCTCGATGCCGCCGTCGGGGACCGGGTCACCGCGGGGGCGGCGTCGGTGCAGCTGGTGGCGCCGTACCCGGCGACCTCCTCACCGACCGGGACCGGCAACCGGCTGTGGCGCGCGGCCGTCTCGGGGCCGCTGGACGAGGTGCTGTCCGCCCACGGGCGCCCGATCTCCTACGGCTATCTCGACCGGCGCTACCCGCTCGCGGCCTACCAGTCGGTCTTCGCCACCCGTCCGGGCAGCGCGGAGATGCCCTCCGCGGGACGCCCGTTCACGCCCGAGCTGGTCACCCGTCTGGTCTCGCGGGGAATCGCCGTCGCGCCGGTCACGCTGCACACCGGCGTGAGCTCGCAGGAGGCGGGCGAGGCGCCGCAGCCGGAGTGGTTCGCGGTGCCCGGGAGCACCGCGCGACTGGTCGAGGCCGCACGCGCCGGTGGCGGCCGCGTGGTGGCCGTCGGCACGACGGTGACGCGCGCGCTGGAGTCCGCCGTCGACGGTGACCGGCTCGGTGCGCACCACGGCTGGACCGAGCGGGTCGTGACGCCGGCCGACCCGCCCCGCGTCGTGTCGGGGCTGGTCACGGGCTGGCACGACCCCGGCGCCTCCCACCTGCTCCTGGTGGAGGCGGTGGCGGGCGCCGCACTCGCGCAGCGCGCCTACGACGCGGCGGTGGCGGGCGGCTACCGGTGGCACGAGTTCGGGGACAGTGCGCTGTTCCTGCCGTGA
- the soxR gene encoding redox-sensitive transcriptional activator SoxR, which produces MDKHDVLTVTQVSERSGFAPSALRFYEERGLISASRSPGGRRRYERSVLRRLAFIRAAANVGLTLDEIRDELDRLPSHRTPTKADWTRISQHWRTRLDEQISALRALRDGLDSCIGCGCLSLRTCGVANPGDTAATSERAPGATRLPAALRRPHGLG; this is translated from the coding sequence ATGGACAAGCACGACGTGCTGACCGTGACGCAGGTCAGCGAACGCAGCGGGTTCGCCCCGTCGGCACTGCGCTTCTACGAGGAGCGCGGACTGATCAGTGCGAGCCGCTCCCCCGGCGGACGGCGCCGCTACGAGCGCAGCGTCCTGCGTCGCCTCGCCTTCATCCGCGCGGCCGCGAACGTGGGCCTCACCCTCGACGAGATCCGCGACGAGCTCGACCGGCTCCCCTCCCACCGCACGCCCACGAAGGCCGACTGGACCCGGATCTCCCAGCACTGGCGCACCCGTCTCGACGAGCAGATCAGCGCGCTGCGAGCGCTGCGCGACGGCCTCGACTCCTGCATCGGCTGCGGCTGCCTGTCGCTGCGGACCTGCGGCGTCGCCAACCCCGGGGACACCGCAGCGACCAGCGAGCGTGCCCCCGGCGCCACCCGGCTCCCCGCCGCGTTGCGCCGCCCCCACGGACTCGGGTGA
- the aroF gene encoding 3-deoxy-7-phosphoheptulonate synthase, with protein sequence MVVVMAPDATAEDVAHVVERVESVGGQAFVSQGVDRTIIGLIGDVDSFHGLNLRAMAGVAGVHRISDPFKLVSRQHHPDRSVVRVGKPGAQVSIGPETFTLIAGPCAVESAEQTSEAATMAKAAGAAMIRGGAFKPRTSPYAFQGLGVEGLEILARVGEDVGLPVVTEVVDARDVPMVCEYADMLQIGTRNMGNFGLLQAVGEVDKPVLLKRGMTATIEEWLMAAEYVAQRGNLEIVLCERGIRTHEPATRNTLDISAVPVVQADSHLPVIVDPSHAAGRRDLVVPLSRAAIGVGSDGVIVDVHPDPEVALCDGPQALHGTDLRALAQAVRQLPPMVGRSPAAPA encoded by the coding sequence ATGGTCGTGGTGATGGCGCCGGACGCCACCGCCGAGGACGTGGCCCACGTGGTCGAGCGCGTCGAGTCGGTGGGCGGCCAGGCGTTCGTCTCCCAGGGCGTGGACCGGACCATCATCGGGCTGATCGGCGACGTCGACAGCTTCCACGGCCTGAACCTGCGGGCCATGGCCGGCGTGGCCGGCGTGCACCGCATCTCCGACCCGTTCAAGCTCGTCAGCCGCCAGCACCACCCCGACCGCTCCGTGGTGCGCGTGGGCAAGCCGGGCGCCCAGGTGTCGATCGGTCCGGAGACGTTCACGCTGATCGCCGGGCCCTGTGCGGTCGAGAGCGCCGAGCAGACCTCGGAGGCCGCCACGATGGCCAAGGCCGCCGGCGCGGCGATGATCCGCGGCGGTGCCTTCAAGCCGCGCACCTCGCCGTACGCCTTCCAGGGCCTGGGCGTGGAGGGGCTGGAGATCCTCGCTCGCGTCGGGGAGGACGTCGGCCTGCCGGTCGTGACCGAGGTCGTCGACGCCCGCGACGTACCGATGGTGTGCGAGTACGCCGACATGCTGCAGATCGGCACCCGCAACATGGGCAACTTCGGCCTGCTCCAGGCCGTCGGCGAGGTCGACAAGCCCGTGCTGCTCAAGCGCGGCATGACCGCCACGATCGAGGAGTGGCTGATGGCGGCGGAGTACGTCGCCCAGCGCGGCAACCTGGAGATCGTCCTGTGCGAGCGGGGCATCCGCACCCACGAGCCCGCGACCCGCAACACCCTCGACATCTCCGCCGTACCGGTGGTGCAGGCCGACTCGCACCTGCCGGTCATCGTCGACCCGTCGCACGCGGCCGGCCGTCGCGACCTGGTCGTCCCGCTCTCCCGTGCGGCGATCGGCGTGGGGTCGGACGGCGTCATCGTCGACGTGCACCCCGACCCCGAGGTCGCCCTGTGCGACGGCCCACAGGCGCTGCACGGCACGGACCTGCGCGCCCTCGCCCAGGCCGTGCGCCAGCTGCCCCCCATGGTGGGGCGCTCGCCGGCGGCTCCGGCCTGA
- a CDS encoding 6-phosphofructokinase: MRVGVLTGGGDCPGLNAVIRAVVRKGVNEHGFEFVGFRDGWRGPLEGTTMPLDVETCRGILPRGGTILGSSRTNPFRLDDGVERIKDNLAAAGVDALIAIGGEDTLGVATKLADAGVAVVGVPKTIDNDLSGTDFTFGFDTAVNIATEAIDRLHTTAESHHRALVVEVMGRHAGWIALHSGIAGGASIVLVPEQPFDIDQVCALVEQRFESQFAPILVVSEGAVPADGSGMTLQSGEEDAFGHVRLGGIGDRLAHEIEQRTGKEARAVVLGHVQRGGTPSAFDRWLATRFGLQAIDAVAEGDHGVMVALRGTDIVRVPLIEGTGELKLVSPEEYAEAQVFFG, from the coding sequence ATGCGAGTCGGAGTGCTGACCGGAGGCGGTGACTGCCCCGGCCTCAACGCCGTGATCAGGGCCGTCGTCCGCAAGGGTGTCAACGAGCACGGGTTCGAGTTCGTCGGCTTCCGGGACGGCTGGCGCGGGCCGCTCGAGGGCACCACGATGCCGCTCGACGTGGAGACCTGCCGCGGCATCCTGCCCCGTGGTGGCACCATCCTCGGCTCCTCGCGCACCAACCCGTTCCGCCTCGACGACGGCGTCGAGCGCATCAAGGACAACCTGGCGGCGGCCGGTGTCGACGCCCTGATCGCGATCGGCGGGGAGGACACCCTGGGCGTGGCGACCAAGCTCGCCGATGCCGGCGTCGCGGTCGTGGGGGTGCCGAAGACCATCGACAACGACCTCTCCGGCACCGACTTCACCTTCGGCTTCGACACCGCGGTCAACATCGCGACCGAGGCCATCGACCGGCTCCACACCACCGCGGAGTCCCACCACCGGGCACTGGTGGTGGAGGTGATGGGACGGCACGCCGGCTGGATCGCACTGCACTCGGGCATCGCCGGCGGCGCCAGCATCGTGCTGGTGCCCGAGCAGCCCTTCGACATCGACCAGGTGTGTGCCCTGGTCGAGCAGCGGTTCGAGTCGCAGTTCGCCCCGATCCTGGTGGTCTCCGAGGGGGCGGTCCCCGCCGACGGGAGCGGCATGACACTGCAGTCGGGGGAGGAGGACGCCTTCGGTCACGTCCGGCTCGGCGGCATCGGCGACCGACTGGCCCACGAGATCGAGCAGCGCACCGGCAAGGAGGCGCGGGCAGTCGTCCTGGGCCACGTGCAGCGGGGCGGCACACCGTCGGCGTTCGACCGGTGGTTGGCGACCCGGTTCGGTCTCCAGGCGATCGACGCCGTCGCCGAGGGGGACCACGGCGTCATGGTGGCGCTGCGTGGCACCGACATCGTCCGTGTGCCCCTGATCGAGGGCACCGGTGAACTCAAGCTCGTGAGCCCGGAGGAGTACGCCGAGGCGCAGGTCTTCTTCGGCTGA
- a CDS encoding threonine aldolase family protein — MIDLRSDTVTRPTEDMRAAMARAEVGDDVYGEDPTVAALEERVAASFGHEAALFTPTGSLANVLAVASVVGPGQEVLCEARAHIARAELGAHGAVTGLTMRTWSDPGGQVDLAALEDLHAPDMGPFFVPTAAISVENTHNFAGGTVLPLADLQALREFADRRGTAVHLDGARIWNAHVATGTPLAAYGATVDVLAVCLSKGLGAPVGSLMVGSRDAVAEARVRRKRLGGGMRQVGVLAAAGLHALDHHVERLAEDHEHARLLAEACGVDPTTVATNIVTFDHDDAPGVVAAAKERGVLISAVGPRTVRLVTHLDVTAEDARRAAAELATVVA; from the coding sequence ATGATCGACCTCCGCTCCGACACCGTCACCCGCCCCACCGAGGACATGCGCGCCGCCATGGCGCGGGCCGAGGTCGGCGACGACGTCTACGGCGAGGACCCCACCGTGGCGGCGCTCGAGGAGCGGGTGGCCGCCTCCTTCGGGCACGAGGCCGCGTTGTTCACCCCCACCGGCTCGCTGGCCAACGTGCTCGCCGTCGCCTCGGTCGTCGGTCCCGGGCAGGAGGTGTTGTGTGAGGCGCGTGCCCACATCGCGCGCGCCGAGCTCGGCGCCCACGGTGCGGTCACCGGGCTGACCATGCGCACCTGGTCCGACCCGGGGGGCCAGGTCGACCTCGCTGCCCTCGAGGACCTCCACGCCCCGGACATGGGGCCGTTCTTCGTGCCGACCGCCGCGATCTCGGTGGAGAACACGCACAACTTCGCCGGCGGCACCGTGCTGCCGCTGGCTGACCTGCAGGCCCTGCGCGAGTTCGCCGACCGCCGCGGCACCGCGGTCCACCTGGACGGCGCCCGGATCTGGAACGCCCACGTCGCGACCGGCACCCCACTGGCGGCGTACGGCGCCACGGTGGACGTCCTCGCCGTGTGCCTGTCCAAGGGACTCGGCGCCCCGGTGGGCTCGCTGATGGTGGGCTCGCGCGACGCCGTGGCCGAGGCGCGCGTGCGACGCAAGCGGCTCGGCGGCGGCATGCGTCAGGTGGGGGTGCTCGCGGCGGCGGGGCTGCACGCGCTGGACCACCACGTGGAGCGGCTGGCCGAGGACCACGAGCACGCCCGCCTGCTCGCCGAGGCGTGCGGTGTCGACCCGACCACGGTCGCGACCAACATCGTCACCTTCGACCACGACGACGCCCCGGGGGTGGTCGCGGCGGCGAAGGAGCGCGGCGTACTGATCAGTGCCGTCGGCCCGCGCACGGTTCGCCTCGTCACGCACCTCGACGTCACGGCCGAAGACGCCCGGCGTGCGGCCGCCGAGCTCGCGACCGTCGTGGCCTGA
- a CDS encoding class II 3-deoxy-7-phosphoheptulonate synthase, producing the protein MSSFPTLEQLHAIGAKQQPTYDDPAALAGAVERLRGLPPLVFAGECDDLRQKVAAAGRGEAFLLQGGDCAEVFAEATADNTRNKLRVLLQMAVVLTYAASVPVVKIGRLAGQYAKPRSSDMETRDGVTLPAYRGDAVNGFDFTPESRRPDPQRLLDVYHASASTLNLVRAFTTGGYADLRQVHAWNSEFVRNSPVGQHYEAVAAEIDRALTFMKAIGADPDEFHRVDFYSSHEALLLEYEHAMTRIDSRTERPYNVSGHFVWIGERTRQLDGAHVEYFRHIHNPIGCKLGPNATADDALALARTLNPDNEPGRLTFITRFGHDRIREGLPPLVEKVTAEGANVTWMSDPMHGNTFEASTGFKTRRFEDVLAEVQGFFDVHRQLGTVPGGILVENTGDDVTEVIGGGEELDEHGLAHRYESVVDPRLNRVQSLEMAFKVADMLRHA; encoded by the coding sequence GTGAGCAGTTTCCCCACCCTCGAGCAGTTGCACGCCATCGGCGCGAAGCAGCAGCCCACCTACGACGACCCCGCGGCGCTCGCGGGTGCCGTCGAGCGGCTGCGTGGCCTCCCGCCGCTGGTGTTTGCGGGGGAGTGCGACGACCTGCGCCAGAAGGTCGCGGCGGCCGGTCGCGGCGAGGCGTTCCTGCTGCAGGGCGGTGACTGCGCGGAGGTGTTCGCCGAGGCCACGGCGGACAACACCCGCAACAAGCTGCGCGTGCTGCTGCAGATGGCGGTCGTGCTGACCTACGCCGCCTCGGTGCCGGTGGTCAAGATCGGCCGGCTCGCCGGGCAGTACGCCAAGCCCCGTTCCAGCGACATGGAGACCCGCGACGGCGTCACGCTGCCGGCCTACCGGGGCGACGCCGTCAACGGCTTCGACTTCACCCCCGAGTCGCGGCGTCCCGACCCGCAGCGGCTGCTGGACGTCTACCACGCCTCGGCCTCCACCTTGAACCTCGTGCGGGCCTTCACCACCGGTGGCTACGCCGACCTGCGGCAGGTGCACGCGTGGAACTCCGAGTTCGTCCGCAACTCCCCGGTCGGCCAGCACTACGAGGCCGTCGCGGCCGAGATCGACCGCGCCCTCACCTTCATGAAGGCCATCGGCGCCGACCCCGACGAGTTCCACCGGGTCGACTTCTACTCCAGCCACGAGGCGCTGCTGCTGGAGTACGAGCACGCGATGACCCGCATCGACTCGCGCACCGAGCGCCCCTACAACGTCTCGGGCCACTTCGTGTGGATCGGTGAGCGCACCCGGCAGCTCGACGGCGCGCACGTGGAGTACTTCCGCCACATCCACAACCCGATCGGCTGCAAGCTCGGTCCCAACGCGACCGCCGACGACGCGCTCGCACTCGCGCGCACCCTCAACCCGGACAACGAGCCGGGACGGTTGACCTTCATCACCCGGTTCGGCCACGACCGCATCCGCGAGGGCCTGCCGCCGCTGGTGGAGAAGGTCACCGCGGAGGGCGCCAACGTCACCTGGATGAGCGACCCGATGCACGGCAACACCTTCGAGGCCTCCACCGGCTTCAAGACCCGTCGGTTCGAGGACGTCCTCGCCGAGGTGCAGGGCTTCTTCGACGTCCACCGCCAGCTCGGCACGGTGCCCGGCGGCATCCTGGTGGAGAACACCGGCGACGACGTCACCGAGGTGATCGGCGGCGGTGAGGAGCTCGACGAGCACGGGCTCGCGCACCGGTACGAGTCGGTCGTCGACCCGCGGCTCAACCGCGTGCAGAGCCTGGAGATGGCCTTCAAGGTCGCCGACATGCTCCGCCACGCATGA
- a CDS encoding flavin reductase family protein, translating to MTIHTSHPFADPDPDPARRLRGRLGNTVTLWTTGQGPGRAGLTISSTMIALGETPRVLALLDPDSDFRDAFEDSGRAVVQLLRWEHRQLAEAFAGTAPAPGGAFRQGEFVDTEHGPRLVDADAWAAVSLADQREVGWSVEVTATLDDVAVGDEDDEPLLHRRGRFFTPPMA from the coding sequence GTGACCATCCACACCAGCCACCCCTTCGCCGACCCCGACCCGGACCCGGCCCGCCGGCTGCGCGGACGACTGGGCAACACCGTGACGCTGTGGACCACCGGCCAGGGACCGGGGCGTGCCGGGTTGACGATCAGCTCGACGATGATCGCGCTGGGCGAGACCCCACGGGTCCTGGCGCTGCTGGACCCCGACAGCGACTTCCGGGACGCCTTCGAGGACTCGGGCCGGGCCGTGGTCCAGTTGCTGCGTTGGGAGCACCGGCAGCTCGCCGAGGCCTTCGCCGGCACCGCTCCGGCCCCCGGCGGCGCGTTCCGGCAGGGCGAGTTCGTCGACACCGAGCACGGTCCGCGGCTGGTGGACGCGGACGCCTGGGCGGCGGTGTCGCTGGCCGACCAGCGCGAGGTCGGCTGGTCGGTCGAGGTGACCGCGACCCTGGACGACGTCGCCGTCGGCGACGAGGACGACGAGCCGCTGCTGCACCGTCGGGGCCGGTTCTTCACGCCGCCGATGGCCTAG
- a CDS encoding SDR family NAD(P)-dependent oxidoreductase, protein MSVALVTGGSAGLGRALVSALADRGWRVITDARDAARLAEVDHPAVRAVPGDVADPDHRGDLLAAVAAEGRLDLLVHNASTLGPTPLPELGAVTEEDLARVIATNVWAPVALTQRLLLWLEATGGILASISSDVAVEQEPGWGAYGLSKAALDHATAQFGAEHPGIAAYAVDPGDMRTAMHQAAFPGEDISDRPLPESVVPQLLALFDRRPPSGRHRAADWAAAAPGTPGEAVVR, encoded by the coding sequence ATGTCAGTAGCACTGGTGACCGGAGGATCGGCCGGACTCGGCCGTGCCCTCGTGAGCGCCCTGGCCGACCGCGGCTGGCGCGTGATCACCGACGCGCGGGACGCGGCACGGCTCGCCGAGGTCGACCACCCAGCGGTGCGCGCCGTCCCCGGTGACGTCGCCGATCCCGACCACCGGGGAGACCTTCTCGCCGCCGTCGCGGCGGAGGGCCGACTCGACCTCCTCGTGCACAACGCCAGCACCCTGGGACCGACGCCGCTGCCCGAGCTCGGCGCGGTCACCGAGGAGGACCTGGCCCGGGTCATCGCCACCAACGTGTGGGCACCGGTGGCGCTCACCCAGCGCCTTCTGCTCTGGCTGGAGGCGACGGGCGGCATCCTGGCCTCGATCTCCTCCGACGTCGCCGTCGAGCAGGAGCCGGGCTGGGGTGCCTACGGGCTCTCGAAGGCGGCCCTGGACCACGCGACGGCCCAGTTCGGCGCCGAGCATCCGGGCATCGCGGCGTACGCCGTGGACCCGGGCGACATGCGGACGGCGATGCACCAGGCGGCGTTCCCCGGCGAGGACATCTCCGACCGGCCGCTGCCCGAGAGCGTGGTGCCGCAGCTGCTGGCGCTGTTCGACCGGCGGCCGCCCAGCGGTCGTCACCGCGCCGCGGACTGGGCGGCCGCGGCTCCGGGCACTCCCGGAGAGGCGGTCGTGCGATGA
- a CDS encoding DUF1028 domain-containing protein, whose protein sequence is MTFSIVARSADGASWGVAVASKFLGAGAVVPAAVAGVGAVATQADANVAWKGLALAHLDEGATADVALQSLLDDDEGRDHRQAGIVDATGGAAGHTGVACIPWAGGVTGDGYAIQGNCLAGSDVVADMEATWLGGDPEAPLAERLVAVLAAGDAAGGDKRGRQSAGVFVVRDAAGYAGRDDVAVDLRVDDHAAPIPELARLLDLHALYLTASTEEEKVPVDADLREELQRFAAAAGHDDFATWVGTENYEMRVAPDLSWIDRRILAIVRAS, encoded by the coding sequence ATGACCTTCTCCATCGTGGCCCGCTCCGCCGATGGCGCGTCCTGGGGCGTCGCCGTCGCGTCGAAGTTCCTCGGCGCCGGTGCGGTCGTGCCCGCCGCCGTCGCCGGGGTCGGTGCCGTCGCCACCCAGGCCGACGCCAACGTGGCCTGGAAGGGCCTCGCCCTCGCGCACCTCGACGAGGGCGCCACCGCCGACGTGGCGCTGCAGTCGCTGCTGGACGACGACGAGGGACGCGACCACCGCCAGGCCGGCATCGTCGACGCCACCGGCGGGGCTGCCGGGCACACCGGCGTCGCGTGCATCCCGTGGGCGGGCGGGGTGACCGGGGACGGCTACGCCATCCAGGGCAACTGCCTGGCCGGATCCGACGTGGTGGCCGACATGGAGGCCACCTGGCTGGGCGGTGACCCGGAGGCCCCGTTGGCCGAGCGACTGGTCGCGGTACTCGCCGCGGGTGACGCCGCCGGTGGCGACAAGCGTGGCCGCCAGTCGGCCGGCGTGTTCGTGGTGCGGGACGCGGCCGGGTACGCCGGCCGCGACGACGTGGCGGTCGACCTGCGCGTCGACGACCATGCGGCACCGATCCCGGAACTGGCCCGGCTCCTCGACCTCCACGCGCTGTATCTCACCGCCAGCACCGAGGAGGAGAAGGTGCCCGTCGATGCGGACCTGCGCGAGGAGCTGCAGCGGTTCGCCGCGGCGGCCGGACACGACGACTTCGCGACCTGGGTCGGCACCGAGAACTACGAGATGCGGGTCGCGCCCGACCTCAGCTGGATCGATCGCCGCATCCTGGCGATCGTCCGCGCCTCCTAG